One genomic segment of Candidatus Cybelea sp. includes these proteins:
- a CDS encoding cupin domain-containing protein: protein MQPTSIAGIAMYSRWQPDRSMFFNSYFVESGAENLLVDPLPADESDIDGMLAAGGVAWVVVTNRDHERASSDLAARFGARIASGAADANELARPPDRILRDGDEIGPARVIALEGLKTAGEFALHLPATRTVIAGDALWGEPVGSLRMMPDDKLIDPIRAARSLCRLREVFPLNLLVGDGAPIFGRAYEAINDCLERRSEAAVNRVNLDELRLRTETGPANYTVELAEIGFRLGAERLGYWTTRIGPGGVFCPMHWHTAEEELFIVWEGTPAVETPHGSIPLRPGDFVAFPTREFGAHKLVNNSDAPATVILISNVSPHDVCFYPDSKKLLVEKTDTLVRSEPLLDYYDGEA, encoded by the coding sequence GTGCAGCCAACGTCAATCGCCGGCATCGCGATGTACTCTCGCTGGCAACCCGACCGCAGCATGTTTTTCAATTCCTACTTCGTCGAGAGTGGCGCGGAGAATCTGCTGGTCGATCCGTTGCCGGCGGACGAGTCGGACATCGATGGAATGCTCGCTGCCGGCGGAGTCGCCTGGGTCGTCGTTACCAACCGCGACCACGAGCGCGCGTCGAGCGACTTGGCAGCCCGTTTCGGCGCGCGGATCGCTTCCGGCGCTGCGGACGCGAACGAACTCGCTCGTCCGCCCGACCGCATCCTGCGCGACGGTGACGAAATCGGCCCGGCGCGCGTGATCGCGCTCGAAGGCCTCAAAACGGCGGGCGAGTTTGCCTTGCACCTCCCCGCGACGCGCACCGTTATCGCGGGAGACGCACTATGGGGCGAACCGGTGGGCTCGCTTCGAATGATGCCCGACGATAAACTCATCGATCCGATTCGAGCGGCGCGTTCGCTCTGCCGGCTGCGCGAGGTCTTCCCGCTCAATCTCTTGGTCGGCGACGGCGCGCCGATTTTCGGGCGCGCGTACGAAGCAATCAACGACTGCTTGGAGCGCCGCAGCGAGGCCGCGGTCAACCGCGTCAACCTCGACGAGCTGCGCTTGCGAACCGAGACGGGTCCGGCAAACTATACCGTCGAGTTGGCCGAAATCGGTTTTCGCCTCGGGGCGGAAAGGCTCGGCTACTGGACGACGCGCATCGGGCCGGGCGGCGTCTTCTGCCCGATGCACTGGCACACGGCAGAAGAGGAGCTGTTCATCGTGTGGGAAGGCACGCCGGCGGTCGAGACTCCACACGGATCGATACCGCTGCGCCCCGGCGACTTCGTCGCCTTTCCGACGCGCGAATTCGGCGCGCACAAACTGGTCAACAATAGCGACGCTCCGGCGACCGTTATCTTGATCTCCAACGTCTCGCCGCACGACGTTTGTTTCTATCCGGATTCGAAGAAACTGCTCGTCGAGAAGACCGACACGTTGGTGCGTTCCGAGCCGCTGCTCGATTACTACGACGGCGAGGCGTAG
- a CDS encoding vitamin K epoxide reductase family protein, with protein sequence MIVRGIITVLCGVGLYASLFMLHKSRRAARGELLGPSVVKTPRAHLFGVPNSLLGALYYPFLAIAVWFVGPPATILLLAAAFFAAATSVVLGYSLLFVTRRGCPYCWTSHVVNWALLALSAWIFVPDVLSKGI encoded by the coding sequence ATGATCGTACGCGGAATTATCACGGTTCTCTGCGGAGTTGGGCTCTACGCCTCGCTTTTCATGCTTCACAAGAGCCGGCGCGCCGCGCGCGGCGAGCTTCTCGGACCGAGCGTCGTTAAAACGCCCCGGGCACACCTTTTTGGCGTACCTAATTCCCTGCTCGGCGCGCTTTATTACCCCTTTCTCGCGATCGCCGTGTGGTTCGTCGGACCTCCAGCGACGATTCTGCTGCTCGCCGCGGCCTTCTTCGCAGCCGCCACATCGGTCGTGCTGGGCTACTCCCTGCTCTTCGTAACCCGTCGAGGCTGCCCGTATTGTTGGACCTCCCACGTGGTGAATTGGGCACTGCTTGCTCTCTCTGCCTGGATTTTCGTTCCAGACGTATTGAGTAAAGGGATATGA
- a CDS encoding VTT domain-containing protein — MTRLLRRCAAVALLAASFALAFFVIRYQPHVEHVIRVIGPFAYPLAIVIFAVVASAPFSVTDALAIMNGAIFGPVKGTLIDAVGLFFAALLGYWINLHATKLFDLQQSLDRLPPWVKRFPVGSPAFLLAVRVIPGFGGTVATTTAATFRVPIWIHVWTMCAIAVPICALLTIFGDRLTVALHGYEWRARHYARTYCITHRCPHFHFRRRGEPSPSP, encoded by the coding sequence TTGACCCGCCTTCTTCGGCGCTGCGCTGCCGTCGCGCTGCTGGCAGCTTCCTTTGCTTTGGCGTTCTTCGTGATCCGCTATCAACCGCACGTCGAGCACGTGATTCGGGTAATCGGACCCTTTGCGTATCCCCTCGCGATCGTAATCTTTGCCGTCGTGGCGTCCGCTCCGTTTTCGGTGACCGACGCGCTCGCGATCATGAATGGAGCGATCTTTGGCCCGGTTAAGGGGACGCTTATCGATGCGGTTGGCCTCTTCTTCGCGGCGCTGCTCGGCTATTGGATCAACCTGCACGCGACCAAACTCTTCGATCTGCAACAATCGCTCGACCGGCTGCCGCCATGGGTCAAACGCTTTCCGGTCGGTTCTCCCGCCTTTTTGCTGGCAGTGCGCGTCATCCCGGGTTTTGGCGGAACCGTCGCGACGACCACGGCAGCCACCTTTCGCGTCCCGATCTGGATTCACGTGTGGACGATGTGCGCCATCGCCGTGCCGATCTGCGCGCTGTTGACGATTTTCGGCGATCGGCTGACGGTCGCGCTGCACGGCTACGAATGGCGCGCCCGCCACTACGCGCGTACGTACTGTATCACGCATCGCTGCCCGCACTTTCACTTCCGCCGTCGCGGGGAACCCTCGCCTTCGCCATGA
- a CDS encoding ribonuclease D, translating to MTPAIVADSAALARLCAQVRDAARVALDTEFHAERTYSPRLMVVQLAFDEGAAIVDALALPDLRELVLALTQTTVVGHALSADLKIFADRYDLVPSRVFDTQVAAAFLGYGMQVSLADLVRSVRAVGLSKSQTVSDWSARPFSERQIEYLVGDVVHLLPVWDSLQPRLEQKGRYEWVYEECAELGDIERYRMDERRAYLRIPGAMRMSRRELGILSELVRLRNDVARDRDLPVRYILPDDVVAGLATTKPARADDFAQLRRFDGGMKRQLGPAILEAVARGQALPEDDLPQRPVRPATPARDALVSLLGAAISEIAREAGLPSSLLVPRAALERIAREVPRDRASFERGLALQPWRLALVGDPLWRLLCGRASLWIEGYASGDPKVRLLDEQPPE from the coding sequence ATGACGCCCGCCATCGTCGCCGATTCAGCCGCCCTCGCGCGCCTCTGCGCGCAGGTTCGCGACGCGGCGCGGGTTGCGTTGGATACCGAGTTCCACGCCGAGCGCACGTACTCGCCGCGGCTGATGGTCGTTCAACTCGCCTTTGACGAAGGTGCGGCGATCGTCGACGCACTGGCATTGCCCGACCTTCGAGAGCTGGTGCTGGCGTTGACGCAGACCACGGTCGTCGGTCACGCGCTCTCCGCCGATCTGAAGATCTTCGCCGATCGTTACGACCTCGTGCCGTCGCGGGTCTTCGATACGCAAGTCGCGGCGGCGTTTCTCGGATACGGTATGCAGGTCTCACTCGCCGACCTCGTGCGCAGCGTCCGCGCCGTAGGTTTGTCGAAATCGCAGACGGTCAGCGACTGGTCGGCAAGGCCGTTTTCCGAGCGGCAGATCGAGTACCTGGTAGGCGACGTCGTGCATTTGCTGCCCGTGTGGGACTCGCTCCAGCCGCGACTCGAGCAAAAAGGGCGCTACGAGTGGGTCTATGAGGAATGCGCCGAACTCGGCGATATCGAGCGGTATCGAATGGACGAGCGGCGCGCGTATTTACGCATTCCGGGCGCGATGCGGATGAGCCGTCGCGAGCTGGGCATTCTCAGCGAGCTCGTACGGCTGCGCAACGATGTCGCACGCGATCGCGACCTTCCGGTGAGATACATACTCCCCGACGACGTCGTCGCCGGACTGGCGACGACCAAACCGGCACGCGCCGACGATTTCGCGCAGCTGCGCCGGTTCGATGGCGGAATGAAGCGCCAGCTTGGGCCTGCAATACTCGAAGCGGTTGCGCGCGGCCAGGCGCTGCCCGAGGACGATTTGCCGCAGCGTCCCGTTCGGCCGGCAACGCCCGCGCGCGATGCGCTCGTTTCGTTGCTCGGGGCCGCGATCTCCGAGATCGCTCGTGAAGCGGGGCTGCCGTCGAGCCTGCTGGTGCCGCGGGCTGCGCTCGAACGGATCGCGCGCGAGGTCCCGCGCGATCGGGCGAGCTTCGAGCGCGGCCTGGCGCTGCAGCCCTGGCGGCTGGCGCTCGTCGGGGATCCCCTCTGGCGGCTGTTGTGCGGCCGCGCCTCGTTATGGATCGAAGGCTACGCGAGCGGCGATCCCAAAGTACGGCTGCTCGATGAACAACCACCCGAATAG
- a CDS encoding RpiB/LacA/LacB family sugar-phosphate isomerase, whose translation MRVALGSDMAGELPEAIDRWLRERAHSVRRYGALAPGADDAWPSVGRSVAEAVAAGEADFGVLCCWTGTGVSIAANKVAGVRAALCADAQTAEGAREWNDANVLCLSIRATPPALAGEMLTAWLAACPTQDPAYRAMIDTLRHQ comes from the coding sequence ATGCGAGTAGCACTGGGAAGCGATATGGCCGGCGAGCTGCCGGAGGCGATCGATCGTTGGCTGCGCGAGCGAGCGCACAGCGTTCGCCGCTACGGAGCGCTGGCGCCGGGCGCAGACGACGCGTGGCCATCGGTGGGACGCAGCGTCGCCGAGGCGGTCGCCGCCGGCGAAGCCGATTTTGGGGTTCTCTGCTGCTGGACCGGCACCGGGGTGAGCATTGCCGCGAACAAGGTCGCCGGCGTTCGAGCGGCGCTCTGTGCCGACGCCCAGACCGCCGAAGGCGCGCGCGAATGGAACGACGCTAATGTCCTCTGCTTGAGCATCCGCGCCACGCCGCCGGCGCTCGCCGGCGAGATGCTGACCGCGTGGCTTGCCGCCTGCCCCACGCAAGACCCAGCCTACCGCGCAATGATCGACACCCTCCGCCACCAATAG
- the acnA gene encoding aconitate hydratase AcnA — MNNHPNSFNALDTLRAGDRSYAYFRLAALEESGLTKLSRLPFSLKILLENLLRCEDGIGVSRDDIETLARYDGAPGKEREIAFSPARVLLQDFTGVPCVVDLAAMRDAMAAMRGDPAKINPLQPVELVIDHSVQVDYFGSNGSLEKNTDLEFERNRERYAFLKWGQSALSGLRVVPPGTGIVHQVNIEYLARVVFGASGETSAALAYPDTAVGTDSHTTMVNGLGVLAWGVGGIEAEAAMLGQPVTMLIPQVVGFRLEGALREGVTATDLVLTVAEMLRRKGVVGKFVEFYGSGLSALPVVDRTTISNMSPEFGSTVAIFPVDERTLEYLRLTGRSQAQIDLVEAYAAAQGLFRTDATPDPEFTDTLSLDLGTVEPCLAGPSRPQDRVPLRDVKRNFQEAAKEWIASRERNGAIARFEDEGGGGTATIAQTAMDIYDGAVVIAAITSCTNTSNPSVLIGAGLLARNAVERGLSVQPWVKTSLAPGSKVVTDYLNKAGLREYLDRLGFNLVGYGCTTCIGNSGPLPTDVAEAVADRDLIVAAVLSGNRNFEGRIHAQVRANYLASPPLVVAYALAGRIDLDLTSEPLGVGRDGRPVYLAEIWPSDDEISATMARAIGEEMFSTEYAHVFDGDENWRELRVDGSERYEWDPRSEYIKKPPYFEGMPERPAPLADIPGARAIAVLGDSVTTDHISPAGSISKISPAAKYLLEHGIEAADFNSYGARRGNHEVMVRGTFANVRLRNALADGVEGGVTRYLPSGERMSIFDAAMRYRADGTPLIVLAGKEYGSGSSRDWAAKGPYLLGIKAVIAESFERIHRSNLIGMGVLPLEYVDEADRSTFALTGEEIFEIDGIAGGVEPQMRAHVKATDPKSAKSIEFDVRVRIDTPNEAEYYRHGGILQYVLRQLRNKR; from the coding sequence ATGAACAACCACCCGAATAGCTTCAACGCGCTTGACACGCTTCGCGCCGGCGATCGCTCCTATGCGTACTTTCGCCTGGCGGCGCTCGAAGAGAGCGGCCTCACGAAACTCTCGCGGCTCCCATTTTCGCTCAAAATTTTGCTCGAGAACCTGCTGCGATGCGAGGACGGCATCGGCGTAAGCAGAGACGATATCGAAACCTTGGCGCGTTACGACGGAGCCCCCGGGAAGGAGCGGGAAATCGCCTTTTCGCCCGCGCGCGTTCTGCTGCAAGATTTTACCGGCGTACCCTGCGTCGTTGATCTTGCGGCGATGCGCGACGCGATGGCGGCGATGCGGGGCGATCCTGCCAAGATCAATCCGCTGCAGCCCGTCGAGCTCGTCATCGATCACTCCGTGCAGGTGGATTATTTCGGCTCAAACGGCTCGCTGGAAAAGAACACCGATCTCGAGTTCGAGCGCAATCGCGAGCGCTACGCCTTCCTGAAGTGGGGACAGTCTGCGTTGAGCGGCCTTCGCGTGGTCCCGCCGGGAACCGGAATCGTGCATCAGGTCAATATCGAGTATCTTGCGCGCGTCGTCTTCGGTGCCTCCGGCGAGACGAGCGCTGCGCTCGCCTATCCGGATACCGCCGTGGGGACCGATTCGCACACGACGATGGTCAACGGTCTGGGCGTCCTTGCATGGGGCGTCGGCGGGATCGAAGCCGAAGCGGCGATGCTCGGCCAGCCCGTGACGATGCTGATCCCGCAAGTCGTCGGTTTTCGTCTCGAGGGCGCATTGCGAGAAGGCGTGACCGCTACGGATTTGGTGCTGACCGTCGCCGAGATGCTTCGGCGCAAGGGCGTGGTTGGAAAGTTCGTCGAGTTCTACGGCAGCGGACTCTCGGCATTGCCGGTCGTCGACCGCACGACGATCAGCAACATGTCGCCGGAGTTCGGTTCGACGGTGGCGATCTTTCCGGTCGACGAACGTACGTTGGAGTACTTGCGTCTCACCGGCCGCTCGCAGGCGCAAATCGATCTCGTGGAAGCCTACGCTGCAGCGCAAGGTCTCTTCCGCACCGATGCGACGCCGGACCCCGAGTTTACCGATACGCTTTCGCTCGACCTCGGTACGGTCGAACCGTGCCTCGCGGGGCCGAGCCGGCCGCAGGATCGCGTCCCGTTACGCGACGTCAAACGCAACTTCCAGGAGGCGGCCAAAGAGTGGATCGCCTCGCGCGAGCGCAACGGTGCGATCGCGCGTTTCGAAGATGAGGGCGGAGGCGGAACGGCGACGATCGCGCAGACGGCGATGGATATCTATGACGGCGCCGTCGTGATCGCCGCGATTACCAGCTGCACGAATACATCGAATCCGTCGGTGCTCATCGGCGCCGGCCTGCTGGCGCGAAACGCCGTCGAGCGTGGTCTCTCGGTGCAGCCGTGGGTGAAAACTTCGTTGGCGCCGGGCTCAAAGGTGGTCACCGACTATCTCAACAAGGCCGGGCTGCGCGAGTACCTCGACCGGCTCGGCTTTAACCTCGTCGGCTACGGCTGTACGACCTGCATCGGAAACTCGGGGCCGCTGCCAACCGATGTTGCCGAAGCGGTTGCCGATCGCGACTTGATCGTAGCCGCGGTGCTTTCGGGCAATCGGAACTTCGAAGGACGTATCCACGCGCAGGTTCGAGCGAACTACTTAGCCTCGCCGCCGTTGGTCGTCGCTTACGCGCTCGCCGGTCGGATCGATCTCGATCTGACGAGCGAGCCGCTCGGGGTCGGCCGCGACGGACGCCCCGTCTACCTTGCAGAGATCTGGCCGAGCGACGACGAGATTTCGGCGACGATGGCCAGGGCGATCGGCGAAGAGATGTTTTCGACCGAGTACGCGCACGTCTTCGACGGTGACGAGAACTGGCGAGAGCTGCGAGTCGACGGCAGCGAGCGCTACGAATGGGATCCCAGATCGGAGTACATCAAGAAGCCGCCGTACTTCGAGGGAATGCCCGAGCGGCCGGCCCCGTTGGCGGACATCCCCGGCGCGCGCGCGATCGCCGTGCTCGGCGACTCGGTCACGACCGATCACATCTCGCCGGCCGGCAGCATCTCGAAGATCAGCCCCGCGGCGAAGTATCTTTTGGAACATGGCATCGAAGCGGCGGATTTCAACTCGTACGGCGCACGGCGCGGCAACCATGAGGTCATGGTGCGCGGAACCTTCGCCAACGTACGCCTGCGCAACGCGCTCGCCGACGGGGTCGAAGGCGGCGTCACCCGATATCTGCCGTCGGGCGAGCGAATGTCGATTTTCGACGCAGCGATGCGCTACCGGGCGGACGGCACGCCGTTGATCGTCTTAGCCGGAAAAGAATACGGTTCTGGTTCGTCGCGCGACTGGGCCGCCAAGGGCCCGTACCTGCTCGGAATCAAGGCGGTAATCGCCGAGTCGTTCGAACGGATTCACCGCAGCAACCTGATCGGGATGGGCGTCCTGCCGCTCGAATACGTCGACGAAGCGGATCGCTCGACCTTTGCTCTCACCGGTGAAGAGATTTTCGAAATCGACGGCATCGCCGGCGGCGTCGAACCGCAGATGCGCGCGCACGTCAAGGCGACCGATCCCAAGAGCGCCAAGTCGATCGAGTTTGACGTTCGAGTTCGCATCGACACGCCCAACGAAGCCGAGTATTACCGGCACGGCGGAATTCTTCAGTACGTGCTTCGCCAGCTGCGAAACAAGCGGTAA
- a CDS encoding SMP-30/gluconolactonase/LRE family protein codes for MDDITTGPDGALWVTDSYNDEIVRLSVRGRYARFPLGADGTLGGIVTGPDKALWATENFGTDAAIVRITMEGAVTSYSTTGNLLDIASGSDGALWFTDFDNGRIGRITPAGKITWYSKGLSPGAKPGSIAPGPDGALWFTDVGRIGRITTRGQITEYSSGITPTERPQDLVAGPDGAMWFTEFDFSYAGDAKVERITMQGGITEYSKINPVSGPTGIAEGLKGDLWFVETNTNEVGRLRIR; via the coding sequence TTGGACGATATCACCACCGGGCCGGACGGTGCGCTCTGGGTCACCGATAGCTACAACGACGAGATTGTTCGGCTCAGCGTTCGGGGAAGGTATGCACGCTTTCCGCTCGGAGCGGACGGCACCTTAGGCGGCATCGTGACCGGTCCGGATAAGGCGCTCTGGGCGACGGAGAACTTTGGAACGGATGCCGCTATTGTGCGGATAACGATGGAGGGCGCGGTAACGTCGTACTCGACCACCGGCAACTTGCTAGACATCGCCTCCGGCTCCGATGGCGCGCTCTGGTTTACCGACTTTGACAACGGTCGCATCGGCCGGATTACGCCGGCTGGGAAAATTACCTGGTATTCCAAAGGCCTTTCCCCCGGTGCGAAGCCAGGGTCGATTGCGCCCGGTCCGGACGGCGCGCTCTGGTTTACGGATGTAGGGCGCATCGGCAGAATCACGACGCGCGGGCAGATTACGGAATACTCGAGCGGCATCACCCCAACCGAAAGGCCGCAGGATCTCGTCGCCGGCCCCGACGGTGCGATGTGGTTTACCGAATTCGATTTTAGTTACGCCGGAGACGCAAAGGTTGAGCGCATTACCATGCAAGGCGGAATTACCGAATATTCGAAGATCAATCCGGTCTCGGGCCCGACCGGCATAGCCGAAGGTCTCAAGGGTGACCTTTGGTTCGTCGAGACCAATACGAACGAAGTCGGGAGGCTACGAATTCGATGA
- a CDS encoding IS1595 family transposase, whose protein sequence is MPARKPKISPEPATLREAVVYFGDLDRAHDFVMSLRFPNGLACPRYGCGSANVGFVQTRRLIQCKDCKKQSSLKVGTIFEDSPIGFDKWLPAMWMIGGDRNGISSHELGRAIGVTQKTAWFMLHRIRLAMKDKSIEKPFTGEVEADETFIGAKAKLTWNKYHTRKVQAHGPATDKAVVFGIAERGNPSQVRAMVVPDYKKSTLAPILTANVAKGSTLYTDALRSYRGLEPHFVHAFVDHMIEYVNGRVHTNTIENFWSCLKRTINGTYICPKTFHMEAYVDEQAWRFNNRELADSARLNVALEGVEGKRITYKELKTRNATLRAQAARKGQ, encoded by the coding sequence ATGCCAGCACGTAAGCCGAAAATCTCCCCTGAGCCCGCCACCCTCCGCGAGGCGGTTGTCTACTTTGGCGACCTTGATCGGGCGCACGATTTCGTAATGAGCCTGCGTTTCCCGAATGGCCTTGCCTGTCCCCGATATGGATGTGGTTCGGCCAACGTCGGTTTCGTCCAAACGCGCCGCCTGATTCAATGCAAGGACTGCAAGAAGCAATCGTCCCTGAAGGTCGGAACCATCTTTGAGGATTCGCCCATCGGCTTCGACAAATGGCTCCCCGCCATGTGGATGATCGGCGGCGACCGGAACGGCATTTCGTCCCATGAACTTGGCCGCGCCATCGGTGTGACGCAAAAGACGGCCTGGTTCATGCTGCACCGTATCCGTTTGGCGATGAAGGACAAGTCCATCGAAAAGCCCTTTACGGGCGAGGTCGAGGCGGACGAAACCTTCATCGGCGCTAAGGCTAAGCTGACGTGGAATAAATACCATACCCGCAAAGTCCAAGCGCACGGACCTGCGACCGACAAGGCCGTCGTGTTCGGCATAGCGGAACGCGGCAACCCGTCCCAAGTACGTGCGATGGTCGTGCCCGATTATAAGAAAAGCACGCTCGCCCCGATTCTTACCGCGAACGTGGCAAAAGGCTCGACCCTCTATACCGATGCGCTGCGGTCGTACCGTGGACTCGAACCGCATTTCGTCCACGCCTTTGTGGACCACATGATCGAATACGTGAACGGGCGCGTTCATACGAACACCATCGAAAACTTTTGGTCGTGCTTGAAGCGCACAATCAACGGGACGTATATCTGCCCAAAGACGTTCCACATGGAGGCATACGTTGACGAGCAAGCATGGCGGTTCAATAACCGCGAGCTTGCCGATAGTGCACGCCTAAACGTCGCGCTAGAGGGTGTCGAGGGCAAGCGTATCACGTACAAAGAACTCAAGACGCGCAACGCTACTCTTCGGGCTCAGGCCGCTCGCAAGGGTCAATAG